The sequence below is a genomic window from bacterium.
AGGTTTAAATATTACCTGGAATCCTGATTGGGATTTATTGGTTGAACATTTTGATTGGCGAAACATATTGGAATGTGTAGTAGGATGGATTGAAGAATAATTTATAGAGTTAGGGTATATGAAAATTGTGCGAGACAATGGCCATTTTCGAATTAAAAAAGCTGCATTATTTATAGCGAAGTATTTTTACTCCGCAATCACTTGTGTGTACTTATTTGTTGTTGGATTTATTTTTGCTAAAAATCGACAACTAATATCCATGATTTGCAAGCATTTCGGTTATGATCCTCAATATGACGTTCGTATCATCCCAAATGTAAAATTGTCTGATTTGATCTTAGAAGATGTTTTAATCAATATATGTAAAGAGCGCAAAGTCGACGGGAACGTGTCGCTATATGAACTTATTGTTATCAACAGCTTAATTCAATCGTATAATCCGAGTAAGCTTTTTGAAATAGGAACGTTTAATGGTAGAACTACCTGTAATATGTCTGCAAATTGTTCACCAGAGTCAACAGTTTACACATTGGATTTGCCAAAGGATAGGATAAACTTTACAAAACTACCTATAGTTAATGGTGAAAAGATTTATATTAAAAAAAATGTAATCGGCTGTAGGTACTTGGGGACAGATTACGAAAAAAAGATCGTCCAACTGTTCGGAGATTCGGCGACATTTGATTTCTCTCAATTTTTCAACAAAATAGATTTTGTTTTTGTGGATGGATCACATAGTTATGAATATGTATTGAATGATTCGAAGAAAGCGATTAAATTGCTTCGAAATAGGCTTGGTGTAATTTTATGGCATGATTATGGGGTTTGGGAGGGCGTTACAAGAGTGCTTAACTTTTTGTACAAGACAGATAGGAACTTTAAAGATTTAAAACATATTGAGGGTACCTCTTTAGCCTACTTAAGATTATTTTCAAGTGAAAATATGTGAATAAGCGGGTGTATTCGAAGATGTTCCATGTCTTTCCCCTTTATGAAGCAAATATTTATGAAATCCGAGGTTTCTGGCAACTTCCGCAGCATGGTGGCCTTCTCTGTTAGTA
It includes:
- a CDS encoding class I SAM-dependent methyltransferase; amino-acid sequence: MICKHFGYDPQYDVRIIPNVKLSDLILEDVLINICKERKVDGNVSLYELIVINSLIQSYNPSKLFEIGTFNGRTTCNMSANCSPESTVYTLDLPKDRINFTKLPIVNGEKIYIKKNVIGCRYLGTDYEKKIVQLFGDSATFDFSQFFNKIDFVFVDGSHSYEYVLNDSKKAIKLLRNRLGVILWHDYGVWEGVTRVLNFLYKTDRNFKDLKHIEGTSLAYLRLFSSENM